In Poecilia reticulata strain Guanapo linkage group LG17, Guppy_female_1.0+MT, whole genome shotgun sequence, the following proteins share a genomic window:
- the LOC103479889 gene encoding macrophage mannose receptor 1-like, producing MRSTCIVTVLLLKMLQCLALDDSPFQLTNAAGFCLVKTDSVCQEIRWTTADRLLVPGKNKCLGVQGTTPMSEVSLYDCDENNELQKWNCTKDYLLTLQASTGQKLFVELHADNRAVLVTTAGPISKLVISGTSSGACTRTYREFYTIGGNAAGRPCMFPFFYENQWYSSCTLADSRNQHWCSVETKYEHQTWGYCPTNNKDSWIKHPTSGALYQLNTESALTWSEAETSCKQQSASLLTITDPQEKAYITALLEPGGTHQGYKLWTGLTLDSEHGWQWSNGDPFRYLNWDSGHPVNNPAHTCGVVDGNVRYAWQSSTCNKKFGYICYSKGVLAAPTAGPDMGHCSAPWVPYNGHCFRLYRNAQSWSXAQQTCRKEGGDLASIRNTEDHSFISTELGYASTDELWIGLNDKKTEGLFDWTDHTTVTFTSWQFGKPQGGNNQNDCVLVRGENGNWADDDCTKSHGFICMKASASEPTGDEVQQDAGCKTGWKRYGSYCYFIGTERKTFGDAKEDCKRSNSYLADVSNRVDNAFLVSLVGLRSEKHFWLGLSNQKNRDVFEWTSTAPVRYTHWNREMPGHNQGCVAMTTGSTAGLWDVLPCTSREKYICKYQAEGTAQTPAPTTAPSALCAKGWTRVQSRYVCHKVFSESKSWFEARDYCRGIGGDLMSVHSAAEINFNMETPRYYYSRSSALWIGLSANDQGTGYEWSDGSPVNFQHWQDGEPNNKNNVESCVEFTSRNFDDSGSWNDNQCEARNGFVCQIRTGLTPQSPPPTPTPDYNRTDDGWLEWGGNKYYFENRQMANEDARKSCREKHADLVTINSEAERIFLWKQISRRSSSFWIGLTVDLDKSFQWMDGSPVIYQMWDEGQPNFANNDENCVSMRSFHGFWHDYNCGFEFGSICKRSSSPPVNATVAPTAPPKGNCKDGWQKINSKCYKIISDKTLTWLDARQQCIDMEGNLASIPSRHEQVFLVSEMSKTPNRDLWIGFQSSYGNGFYWTDGRPRSYVNLESERRIYHFPHLSHRYGPMYDHDDDIFVSLRNEKRCAVINANPSFGIGKWIPKSCNDTNGFICSMPLNDKLPNKTQTNPENYFKILNDSIKLVTQQKNWSEAQKACEADGAKLVSVRTEWTQAYIELLALNLNRSLWIGLNKKQTNNYFRYVEGWPLIFTRWSGNEPRRDGICVYVDVDGKWKTNDCNQEFSSLCMKSTDIPPEVKADDYPGVCPEDPHLSMSGYRPSRFSFGQRQWQAWKPFRGFCYLFSSDEKEWQDATTSCLGHGGSLASIGDPFEQEFILNSIKSFQDSHTSYWMGLYKTNKGEWKWLDNMVMDFENWQNYPSGPFGMISASDGKWHTGQRWMDRPYICKAAKVLLSKPSSAPSVVSGPQGRGHAALTAVLVIAGIAAGAGVAFFLFKKSGRQMMTRPIPGGLTAFDNPLFSSNRTQKNLVDTKKLLGNADEDNSQPVITI from the exons ATGAGGAGCACATGTATTGTCACTGTGCTCCTACTGAAAATGCTGCAGTGCCTGGCATTAGATG ATTCACCATTTCAACTTACCAACGCAGCTGGTTTCTGCTTGGTTAAAACGGACTCCGTTTGCCAGGAAATACGCTGGACAACTGCTGACCGATTGCTGGTGCctgggaaaaataaatgtctgggAGTCCAGGGAACAACTCCGATGAGTGAAGTAAGCCTCTATGATTGTGATGAAAACAATGAGCTCCAGAAGTGGAACTGCACGAAGGACTACTTGCTCACCCTCCAAGCGAGCACCGGACAGAAGCTTTTTGTTGAGCTCCACGCAGATAACAGAGCTGTACTAGTGACAACAGCAGGACCCATCAGCAAACTCGTGATATCAGGGACATCCAGTGGAGCTTGCACAAGAACATACAGAG aattttatacCATAGGAGGCAATGCAGCAGGAAGGCCCTGCATGTTCCCTTTCTTTTATGAAAACCAGTGGTACTCAAGTTGCACGTTGGCCGACTCCCGAAACCAACACTGGTGTTCTGTTGAAACTAAGTACGAACATCAGACATGGGGCTATTGCCCAACAAACA ATAAGGACAGTTGGATCAAACATCCAACAAGTGGAGCACTTTATCAACTGAACACCGAGTCTGCATTGACGTGGTCAGAGGCTGAAACAAGCTGCAAGCAACAGAGCGCCTCCTTGCTCACCATCACTGACCCCCAGGAGAAGGCTTACATCACAG CGTTGCTCGAGCCAGGAGGTACCCACCAAGGATACAAACTTTGGACCGGGCTGACTCTGGATTCAGAACATGGCTGGCAATGGTCTAATGGGGACCCTTTTCGTTACCTTAATTGGGATTCAG GACACCCAGTTAACAATCCAGCACATACCTGTGGAGTGGTGGATGGAAACGTAAGGTACGCATGGCAAAGTTCAACATGCAACAAGAAATTCGGCTACATCTGCTACAGTAAAGGAGTTCTGGCTGCTCCAACGGCGG GTCCTGACATGGGACATTGTTCAGCACCTTGGGTTCCATACAATGGCCACTGCTTCCGACTTTATCGAAACGCGCAAAGCTGGTCTGKTGCTCAGCAGACTTGTCGTAAAGAAGGAGGGGACCTTGCAAGCATTCGCAATACAGAGGACCACAGTTTTATCTCGACCGAGCTTGGTTATG CTTCCACTGATGAGCTTTGGATTGGACTTAATGACAAGAAAACAGAAGGCCTGTTTGACTGGACTGACCACACCACAGTTACCTTCACAAGCTGGCAGTTTGGAAAACCACAAGGTGGAAATAACCAAAACGATTGTGTTCTCGTCAGAGGAGAG AATGGAAACTGGGCTGATGATGACTGTACGAAGAGCCACGGCTTTATTTGTATGAAAGCCAGTGCTTCTGAGCCCACTGGAGATGAAGTACAGCAGGATGCAGGCTGCAAAACT GGTTGGAAAAGATATGGCTCCTACTGTTACTTCATTGGAACGGAGAGAAAGACATTTGGAGATGCAAAAGAGGACTGCAAGAGATCAAATTCTTACTTGGCAGATGTTTCAAACAG GGTGGATAATGCCTTCCTAGTCAGCTTGGTGGGCCTCAGATCAGAGAAGCATTTCTGGTTAGGGCTTTCAAACCAGAAGAACCGAGACGTTTTTGAGTGGACCAGCACGGCCCCTGTGAGATATACTCACTGGAACAGGGAAATGCCAG GCCACAACCAGGGTTGTGTCGCAATGACCACTGGCAGCACTGCGGGCCTCTGGGATGTGTTGCCGTGTACAAGTAGAGAGAAGTACATCTGCAAATATCAAGCAGAGGGGACAGCTCAGACGCCTGCACCAACAACTGCTCCGTCTGCCCTTTGTGCAAAGGGATGGACCAGAGTCCAGTCGAGATATGTCTGCCACAAG GTATTTTCAGAGTCTAAGTCATGGTTTGAGGCCAGGGACTACTGCAGAGGAATCGGAGGAGACCTTATGAGCGTCCACAGCGCtgctgagattaatttcaataTGGAAACACCTAG ATACTACTACAGCAGGTCTTCAGCACTCTGGATTGGACTTAGTGCCAATGACCAGGGCACTGGTTATGAGTGGAGTGACGGATCCCCA GTAAACTTTCAGCACTGGCAAGATGGAGagccaaacaacaaaaacaatgttgaatCTTGTGTTGAATTCACTTCACGCAATTTTGATGACTCAGGATCTTGGAATGATAATCAGTGTGAAGCACGTAATGGCTTTGTTTGTCAGATCCGCACAG GATTGACTCCACAGTCACCGCCACCCACTCCAACTCCAG ATTACAACCGTACCGATGATGGTTGGCTGGAATGGGGGGGAAATAAATACTATTTTGAAAACCGGCAAATGGCCAATGAAGATGCTCGGAAatcctgcagagagaaacatgCTGACCTTGTAACCATCAACAGTGAAGCAGAACGTATTTTCCTGTGGAAGCAG ATATCCAGACGTTCTAGTTCTTTCTGGATTGGATTAACTGTGGATCTTGACAAGTCATTCCA atggatggatggttctcCAGTAATTTATCAAATGTGGGATGAAGGACAACCTAATTTTGCTAATAATGACGAAAACTGTGTTTCCATGAGATCGTTCCATG GGTTCTGGCATGATTACAACTGTGGATTTGAATTCGGCTCTATTTGTAAGCGCAGTAGCTCACCTCCTGTCAATGCCACCGTGGCTCCTACTGCCCCACCTAAAGGTAACTGCAAAGACGGCTGGCAGAAGATCAACTCCAAG TGTTACAAGATCATAAGTGACAAAACTTTAACATGGCTTGATGCAAGGCAACAATGTATTGACATGGAAGGAAACTTGGCCTCTATTCCCTCAAGACATGAGCAAG tgtttttagtgTCTGAAATGAGTAAAACACCAAACAGAGACCTGTGGATTGGTTTTCAGAGCTCGTATGGCAATGGGTTTTACTGGACTGATGGACGGCCGAGGTCTTATGTCAATCTTGAGTCT gAACGACGAATTTACCACTTTCCACACCTTTCACACCGTTACGGTCCTATG TATGACCATGACGATGAC ATATTTGTAAGTCTTCGAAATGAG AAACGGTGTGCCGTGATCAACGCTAATCCTTCATTTGGAATTGGAAAATGGATACCTAAATCCTGCAATGACACCAATGGATTTATATGTTCAATGCCCTTAA ACGACAAGCTACCtaataaaactcaaacaaatcCAGAGAACTACTTCAAAATCCTAAATGATTCCATCAAGCTTGTTACCCAGCAAAAGAATTGGTCTGAAGCTCAGAAGGCCTGTGAAGCTGACGGCGCCAAGCTGGTCAGCGTGCGGACTGAGTGGACACAGGCTTACATTGAGCTGCTGGCGTTGAATCTTAATCGTTCTTTGTGGATTGGACTCAATAAAAAACAG actaaTAACTACTTCCGATACGTAGAGGGCTGGCCATTAATTTTTACTCGCTGGAGTGGTAATGAACCACGTAGAGACGGAATTTGTGTTTATGTGGATGTggatggaaaatggaaaaccaACGATTGCAATCAGGAGTTCAGCAGTCTTTGCATGAAGTCCACAG ACATACCACCAGAAGTTAAGGCAGAYGATTATCCTGGAGTTTGTCCAGAAGACCCACATTTGTCTATGTCTGGATATAGGCCTTCTCGGTTTTCATTTGGCCAACGTCAGTGGCAGGCCTGGAAACCTTTTAGAGGTTTTTGCTACCTGTTTTCCTCTGATGAGAAAGAGTGGCAAGATGCCACTACTAGCTGTCTGGGACATG GTGGATCCCTTGCCAGCATCGGAGATCCCTTTGAACAGGAGTTCATACTTAATAGCATTAAATCATTTCAAGACTCTCACACATCTTATTGGATGGGCCTGTACAAAACTAATAAAG GAGAATGGAAGTGGTTGGATAACATGGTAATGGATTTTGAAAACTGGCAAAATTATCCATCTGGCCCCTTYGGTATGATTAGTGCATCAGAYGGGAAATGGCATACGGGGCAACGATGGATGGATAGACCATACATCTGTAAAGCAGCCAAAG tgtTGCTGTCAAAGCCATCATCCGCACCAA gtgtTGTCTCGGGTCCTCAAGGTCGGGGTCATGCAGCTTTAACTGCTGTGTTAGTCATTGCGGGGATCGCGGCGGGAGCAGGTGTTGCTTTCTTCCTGTTCAAGAAGTCTGGTCGTCAGATGATGACCAGACCAATCCCTGGAGGGCTAACGGCCTTCGACAACCCACTTTTCAGCAGCAACCGGACACAGAAAAATTTGGTGGACACTAAAAAACTATTGGGGAACGCAGATGAAGATAACAGTCAACCTGTAATAACTATATAA